The following are encoded in a window of Peromyscus leucopus breed LL Stock chromosome X, UCI_PerLeu_2.1, whole genome shotgun sequence genomic DNA:
- the Ube2a gene encoding ubiquitin-conjugating enzyme E2 A has product MSTPARRRLMRDFKRLQEDPPAGVSGAPSENNIMVWNAVIFGPEGTPFEDGTFKLTIEFTEEYPNKPPTVRFVSKMFHPNVYADGSICLDILQNRWSPTYDVSSILTSIQSLLDEPNPNSPANSQAAQLYQENKREYEKRVSAIVEQSWRDC; this is encoded by the exons ATGTCGACCCCGGCCCGGCGGCGCCTCATGAGGGACTTCAAGAG GTTACAAGAGGACCCCCCGGCCGGAGTGAGCGGGGCTCCGTCCGAGAACAACATAATGGTTTGGAACGCGGTCATTTTTGG GCCTGAAGGGACCCCTTTTGAGGATG GAACATTTAAACTTACAATTGAATTTACTGAAGAATATCCGAATAAACCACCTACTGTTAGATTTGTCTCTAAGATGTTCCATCCTAAtg TCTATGCAGATGGTAGTATATGCCTGGATATACTTCAGAACCGTTGGAGCCCAACGTATGATGTATCTTCCATTTTAACATCCATACAg TCTCTATTGGATGAACCTAATCCCAATAGTCCAGCAAACAGCCAGGCTGCCCAGCTGTACCAGGAGAACAAGCGGGAATATGAAAAGCGTGTTTCTGCAATAGTAGAACAAAGCTGGCGTGACTGTTGA